In Bradyrhizobium sp. 1(2017), one DNA window encodes the following:
- a CDS encoding DUF3734 domain-containing protein: protein MTDHRPASASIPANAQRVLVLQGGGALGSYQAGAFQALCGYGFEPEWVAGISIGAINAAIIAGNEGRTRVERLKEFWEMVSAPVPWKPIGKSDHSRELFNSTSAALIATFGVPGFFVPRVPPAPLWPPGHPEAESYYDTAPLKKTLERLVDFDRINDVKTRLSIGAVGVTSGNFKYFDNYEFKKLGKTIGPEHIMASGALPPGFPSVVIDGEHYWDGGIASNTPLDYVLDTELERDMLIFQVDLFSARGDLPTSLLEAAEREKDIRYSSRTRMNTDKNKQIHNARRAVRDLISKLPDYLKNDPSVEFLAKASRESTVTVVHLIYRSKNYESSSKDYDFSHVAMVEHWEGGVRDVHLSMRHKDRLETPQSGETMVAYDLTGDVTAPPAKRSE from the coding sequence ATGACAGATCATCGTCCGGCCTCCGCCAGCATCCCCGCGAATGCGCAACGTGTCCTGGTCCTCCAGGGCGGTGGCGCGCTCGGCTCGTACCAGGCCGGCGCCTTCCAGGCGCTGTGCGGCTACGGCTTCGAGCCGGAATGGGTCGCCGGCATCTCGATCGGCGCCATCAACGCCGCCATCATCGCCGGCAATGAGGGCCGCACCCGCGTCGAGCGGCTCAAGGAATTCTGGGAGATGGTGTCGGCGCCGGTGCCGTGGAAGCCGATCGGCAAGAGCGACCACAGCCGCGAACTGTTCAACTCGACGAGCGCTGCGCTGATCGCGACCTTCGGCGTGCCCGGTTTCTTCGTCCCGCGCGTTCCGCCGGCGCCGCTGTGGCCACCGGGCCATCCCGAGGCGGAAAGCTATTACGACACCGCGCCCCTGAAGAAGACGCTGGAGCGCCTGGTCGATTTCGACCGCATCAACGATGTGAAGACGCGTCTGTCGATCGGCGCCGTCGGCGTCACCTCGGGCAATTTCAAATATTTCGACAATTACGAGTTCAAGAAGCTCGGCAAGACCATCGGCCCCGAGCACATCATGGCGTCCGGCGCCTTGCCGCCGGGCTTTCCGTCCGTCGTGATCGACGGCGAGCACTATTGGGACGGCGGCATCGCCTCCAATACGCCGCTTGATTACGTGCTCGATACCGAGCTCGAGCGCGACATGCTGATCTTCCAGGTCGACCTGTTTTCCGCCCGCGGCGATCTGCCGACTTCGCTGCTGGAAGCCGCCGAGCGCGAGAAGGACATCCGCTATTCCAGCCGCACGCGGATGAACACCGACAAGAACAAGCAGATTCACAACGCCCGCCGTGCCGTGCGCGATCTGATTTCCAAATTGCCGGATTATCTCAAGAATGATCCTTCCGTCGAATTCCTCGCGAAGGCGTCGCGCGAAAGCACGGTGACGGTGGTTCACCTGATCTATCGCAGCAAGAACTACGAATCTTCGTCCAAGGACTACGACTTCTCGCATGTCGCCATGGTCGAGCATTGGGAAGGCGGCGTCCGCGACGTGCATCTGTCGATGCGCCACAAGGACCGGCTCGAGACGCCGCAATCCGGCGAGACCATGGTGGCCTACGATCTCACGGGGGACGTCACCGCGCCCCCGGCAAAAAGGAGCGAATGA
- a CDS encoding CAP domain-containing protein — protein sequence MRAAAAILITLLLAGCAGNEAPVQQPSMYTDMAVAGARLDAQAAAVMISQYRQNNGLGTVVIDADLMRLAESQSQAMAAANKMDHDVRAPLAKRLATGGYPATVAVENVSAGYHTLAEAFSGWRDSPPHRANMLKNGVTKLGIAAGYAPGTKYKVFWTLILASTER from the coding sequence ATGCGCGCTGCGGCCGCAATACTCATCACTTTGCTTCTGGCCGGCTGCGCCGGCAACGAAGCGCCGGTCCAGCAGCCGTCCATGTATACCGACATGGCGGTGGCGGGCGCCAGGCTCGATGCGCAGGCGGCCGCCGTGATGATCTCGCAATACCGCCAGAACAACGGGCTCGGCACCGTCGTGATCGATGCGGACCTGATGCGGCTCGCCGAATCCCAGTCCCAGGCCATGGCGGCCGCCAACAAGATGGATCATGACGTCCGCGCGCCGCTCGCCAAGCGTCTCGCCACCGGAGGCTATCCCGCGACGGTGGCGGTCGAGAATGTCTCGGCCGGCTATCATACGCTGGCGGAAGCGTTTTCCGGCTGGCGCGACTCGCCGCCCCACCGCGCCAACATGCTCAAGAACGGTGTCACAAAATTGGGCATCGCAGCGGGCTATGCTCCCGGCACCAAATACAAGGTGTTCTGGACCTTGATCCTGGCCTCGACGGAGCGATAA
- a CDS encoding sulfate/molybdate ABC transporter ATP-binding protein, with protein sequence MTIEVKNLVKKFGSFAALDGVDLKVNDGELLALLGPSGSGKTTLLRIIAGLDWPDSGEVTFNGEDALAQGARERHVGFVFQHYALFRHMTVFENVAFGLRVQPRAIRKDEATIRARVKELLDLVQLDWLADRYPSQLSGGQRQRIALARALAIEPRILLLDEPFGALDAKVRKELRRWLRSLHHEINVTSIFVTHDQEEALEVANRVVVMDKGRIEQIGSPDDVYESPATAFVHGFIGESIELPVQISDGVVRLGDRQLPLAAEGLAPGASKLFVRRHDMLVGPPGSGAFEGAVQHVRNFGPVQRAEVALSGGETIEIDAPRDKELRAGDTVGLEPRRYRIFAG encoded by the coding sequence ATGACCATTGAAGTCAAGAATCTCGTCAAGAAATTCGGCAGCTTCGCAGCCCTCGACGGCGTCGACCTCAAGGTCAACGACGGCGAGTTGCTGGCGCTGCTCGGTCCCTCCGGCTCCGGCAAGACCACATTGCTGCGGATCATCGCCGGCCTCGACTGGCCTGATTCCGGCGAGGTCACCTTCAACGGCGAGGACGCGCTGGCACAGGGCGCGCGCGAACGGCATGTCGGCTTCGTGTTCCAGCACTACGCGCTGTTCCGCCACATGACGGTGTTCGAGAATGTCGCCTTCGGCCTGCGCGTGCAGCCGCGCGCAATCCGCAAGGATGAAGCGACCATCCGTGCACGGGTCAAGGAGCTGCTCGATCTCGTGCAGCTCGACTGGCTCGCTGACCGTTATCCGAGCCAGCTCTCGGGCGGCCAGCGCCAGCGCATCGCGCTCGCCCGTGCGCTCGCGATCGAGCCGCGCATCCTCTTGCTCGACGAGCCCTTTGGCGCGCTCGATGCCAAGGTGCGCAAGGAGCTGCGAAGGTGGCTGCGCTCGCTGCATCACGAGATCAACGTCACCTCGATCTTCGTCACCCATGACCAGGAGGAGGCGCTGGAAGTCGCCAACCGCGTCGTGGTGATGGACAAGGGCCGGATCGAGCAGATCGGCTCGCCCGACGACGTCTACGAAAGCCCGGCGACCGCCTTCGTCCACGGCTTCATCGGCGAATCCATCGAGCTGCCGGTTCAGATATCCGATGGCGTGGTCCGGCTCGGCGACCGGCAGCTTCCGCTTGCCGCCGAGGGGCTTGCGCCCGGCGCGTCGAAACTGTTCGTGCGGCGGCACGACATGCTGGTCGGCCCACCCGGCAGCGGCGCCTTCGAGGGCGCGGTTCAGCATGTCCGCAATTTCGGCCCCGTGCAGCGCGCCGAGGTTGCGCTGTCAGGCGGCGAGACCATCGAGATCGACGCCCCCCGCGACAAGGAACTGCGCGCCGGCGACACGGTCGGGCTCGAACCCCGCCGCTACCGGATATTTGCGGGGTAG
- the cysW gene encoding sulfate ABC transporter permease subunit CysW, whose product MTMQIADSMSLSSPDAKARAHAEAARDNLRTEPRAVRLTIIALAMMFLTVFVVLPLVVVFAQAFSKGILAYFAALAEPEALAAIKLTLLVAAISVGLNLVFGLVAAWAIAKFDFPGKTFLITLIDLPFSVSPVISGLVFVLLFGAQGYFGSWLRDHDIQILFAVPGIALATTFVTFPFVARALIPLMQEQGTQEEEAAVSLGASGLQTFFRVTLPNIKWGVLYGVLLCNARAMGEFGAVSVVSGHIRGETNTMPLLVEILYNEYQFVAAFAIASLLAMLALITLIAKTVLERHLDEGQDVNDH is encoded by the coding sequence ATGACGATGCAGATCGCGGACTCCATGTCGCTCTCCTCGCCCGACGCGAAGGCGCGTGCGCACGCGGAAGCGGCGCGTGACAACCTTCGCACCGAGCCGAGGGCGGTGCGCCTCACCATCATCGCGCTGGCGATGATGTTCCTCACGGTCTTCGTCGTGCTGCCGCTGGTGGTGGTGTTCGCCCAGGCGTTCTCGAAGGGGATCCTCGCCTATTTCGCCGCGCTCGCCGAGCCGGAGGCACTGGCCGCGATCAAGCTGACGCTGCTGGTCGCCGCCATCTCGGTCGGTCTCAATCTCGTGTTCGGGCTCGTTGCAGCCTGGGCGATTGCAAAATTCGATTTCCCGGGCAAGACCTTCCTGATCACGCTGATCGACCTGCCGTTCTCGGTCTCGCCGGTGATCTCGGGCCTCGTTTTCGTGCTGCTGTTCGGCGCGCAGGGCTATTTCGGCAGCTGGCTGCGCGACCACGACATCCAGATCCTGTTCGCGGTGCCCGGCATCGCGCTCGCCACCACCTTCGTCACCTTCCCCTTCGTGGCGCGCGCGCTGATCCCCCTCATGCAGGAGCAGGGCACCCAGGAGGAGGAGGCCGCGGTCTCGCTCGGCGCCTCGGGTCTGCAAACCTTCTTCCGCGTCACGCTGCCCAATATCAAATGGGGCGTGCTCTACGGCGTCCTGCTCTGTAACGCCCGCGCGATGGGCGAGTTTGGCGCGGTCTCCGTCGTCTCCGGCCATATCCGCGGCGAGACCAACACCATGCCGCTGCTGGTCGAGATTCTCTACAACGAGTACCAGTTCGTCGCCGCCTTCGCGATCGCCTCGCTGCTCGCGATGCTGGCGCTGATCACGCTGATTGCAAAAACCGTTCTCGAACGTCACCTCGACGAAGGACAAGACGTCAATGACCATTGA
- the cysT gene encoding sulfate ABC transporter permease subunit CysT — MGLTLSWLSIIILIPLAGLFLKSFELSPEQFWNILSSRRTLNALRVSFGLAFAAACVNLVMGSIIVWALVRYRFPGRRIFDAIVDVPFALPTAVAGVALTALFAEKGWLGAPLAELGIKVAFTPVGIFVAMIFIGIPFVVRTVQPVLQDLDPEIEEAAGSLGASRWQTITRVILPSLAPALLTGLALAFARAVGEYGSVIFIAGNLPNVSEIAPLLIVIRLSEFRYADATAIAVVMLVVSFVVIFAVNRLQRWAQSRIPAR; from the coding sequence ATGGGACTGACGCTTTCCTGGCTCTCCATCATCATCTTGATTCCGCTTGCCGGGCTGTTCCTGAAATCGTTCGAGCTCAGCCCCGAGCAGTTCTGGAACATCCTCTCCAGCCGCCGCACCCTGAATGCCTTGCGGGTCTCCTTCGGCCTCGCCTTCGCGGCGGCCTGCGTCAATCTGGTGATGGGCAGCATCATCGTCTGGGCGCTGGTGCGCTACCGCTTCCCGGGCCGTCGCATCTTCGATGCCATCGTCGACGTGCCCTTCGCACTGCCCACGGCGGTTGCCGGTGTAGCGCTGACCGCGCTGTTTGCCGAGAAGGGCTGGCTGGGCGCGCCGCTTGCCGAGCTCGGCATCAAGGTCGCGTTCACGCCGGTCGGCATCTTCGTTGCCATGATTTTCATCGGTATTCCCTTCGTGGTCCGCACCGTGCAGCCGGTGCTCCAGGATCTCGATCCCGAGATCGAGGAGGCCGCGGGCAGCCTTGGCGCCAGCCGCTGGCAGACCATCACCCGCGTGATCCTGCCTTCGCTGGCGCCGGCCCTGCTCACAGGGCTCGCGCTCGCCTTCGCCCGCGCGGTCGGCGAATACGGCTCGGTGATCTTCATCGCCGGCAATCTGCCCAACGTCTCCGAGATCGCGCCGCTCTTGATCGTGATCCGCCTGTCCGAATTCCGCTACGCCGATGCGACCGCCATCGCGGTCGTCATGCTCGTCGTCTCCTTCGTCGTCATCTTCGCCGTCAACCGGCTCCAGCGCTGGGCGCAGAGCCGGATTCCGGCGCGTTGA
- a CDS encoding sulfate ABC transporter substrate-binding protein: MEMDMMRRIVPLAATLLWASSALAADINLLNVSYDPTRELYAEFNKAFATAYQKETGKSVEIKQSHGGSGSQARAVIDGLQADVVTLALAYDIDAIANKGLTTTDWQKRLPQNSSPYTSTIVFLVRKGNPKGIKDWDDLVKPGVAIITPNPKTSGGARWNYLAAWGFAQKKYGSADKAKEFVGKLFQQVPVLDTGARGATVTFVERGVGDVLLAWENEAFLALKEFGANKFEIVAPPQSILAEPPVTIVDKVADKKGTRNAADAYLQYWYTKEAQEIAARNFYRPRDAEIAKKYENAFAKVELFTIDDVFGGWTKAQKEHFADGGVFDQIYKN, translated from the coding sequence ATGGAGATGGACATGATGCGCCGTATCGTCCCGCTCGCGGCAACCCTTCTTTGGGCAAGCTCGGCTCTCGCCGCGGATATCAATCTATTGAATGTGTCGTACGATCCGACGCGTGAACTCTACGCCGAATTCAACAAGGCATTCGCGACCGCCTATCAGAAGGAGACCGGCAAGAGCGTCGAGATCAAGCAATCGCATGGCGGCAGCGGTTCGCAGGCGCGTGCGGTGATCGACGGCTTGCAGGCCGACGTGGTGACGCTGGCGCTCGCCTATGACATCGACGCGATCGCGAACAAGGGCCTCACCACAACCGACTGGCAAAAGCGCCTGCCGCAGAATTCATCACCCTACACGTCGACGATCGTCTTCCTGGTGCGCAAGGGCAATCCCAAGGGGATCAAGGACTGGGACGATCTGGTCAAGCCGGGTGTCGCGATCATCACGCCGAACCCGAAGACCTCGGGCGGCGCCCGCTGGAATTATCTGGCGGCCTGGGGCTTTGCGCAGAAGAAATACGGTTCGGCCGACAAGGCCAAGGAGTTCGTCGGGAAGCTCTTCCAACAGGTGCCGGTGCTCGATACCGGCGCACGGGGCGCCACCGTGACCTTCGTCGAGCGCGGCGTCGGCGACGTGCTGCTCGCCTGGGAGAACGAGGCGTTCCTCGCGCTGAAGGAGTTCGGTGCGAACAAGTTCGAGATCGTGGCACCGCCGCAATCGATCCTTGCCGAGCCGCCGGTCACCATCGTCGACAAGGTTGCCGACAAGAAAGGCACCCGGAACGCGGCTGACGCTTACCTGCAGTACTGGTATACCAAGGAAGCTCAAGAGATCGCCGCGCGCAATTTCTACCGTCCTCGCGACGCCGAAATTGCGAAAAAGTACGAGAATGCCTTCGCCAAGGTCGAGCTGTTCACGATCGACGACGTCTTCGGCGGCTGGACCAAGGCGCAGAAGGAACATTTCGCCGACGGCGGCGTCTTTGATCAGATCTACAAGAACTGA
- a CDS encoding phosphoadenylyl-sulfate reductase: protein MNAVAAQVSSVSALPPADELDRGLRDASPAEVIAAALKTVGRDKLALVSSFGTESAALLKVMAEVDPAIPVIFLDTGWLFEETLAYRDALIASLGLKDVRSIKPAEETLSREDPDRDLWFSDPDACCRIRKVEPLARALKPFSAWINGRKRFQGNTRADIPVVEDDGARLKFNPFANVSREEIEAIFVRAKLPRHPLVVSGFLSVGCMPCTSRTIEDEDSRAGRWRGRAKTECGIHTMKIS from the coding sequence GTGAATGCGGTCGCGGCTCAGGTTTCGTCCGTGTCTGCGCTGCCGCCGGCGGATGAGCTCGATCGCGGATTGCGCGATGCATCGCCTGCGGAGGTCATCGCCGCGGCGCTGAAGACGGTCGGGCGCGACAAGCTCGCGCTGGTGTCGTCCTTCGGCACGGAATCCGCCGCGCTGCTCAAGGTCATGGCCGAGGTCGATCCGGCGATCCCCGTGATCTTTCTGGACACCGGCTGGTTGTTCGAGGAGACGCTGGCCTATCGCGACGCGCTGATCGCGTCCCTCGGTCTCAAGGACGTTCGGTCGATCAAGCCCGCCGAAGAGACGTTGTCGCGCGAAGATCCCGACCGCGACCTCTGGTTCTCGGATCCCGACGCCTGCTGCCGCATCCGCAAGGTGGAACCGCTGGCGCGCGCATTGAAGCCGTTCTCGGCCTGGATCAACGGCCGCAAGCGTTTTCAAGGCAACACACGCGCGGACATCCCCGTCGTCGAGGACGACGGTGCGCGGTTGAAATTCAATCCCTTTGCCAACGTCTCGCGCGAGGAGATCGAAGCGATCTTCGTGCGCGCCAAATTGCCGCGGCACCCTCTGGTTGTGTCAGGATTTCTGTCGGTTGGATGTATGCCGTGCACGAGCCGAACGATTGAGGACGAAGATTCTCGCGCCGGTCGCTGGCGGGGTCGGGCCAAGACAGAATGCGGCATTCACACGATGAAGATTTCGTAG
- a CDS encoding DUF934 domain-containing protein — protein sequence MPLVNGGKIADDGFLKLAVDTPLPEGGDILVPAERFLGEAEGLLKRAGKIGVIWPNNRDIAELVPYLDKLATVALVFPTFRDGRAYSQARLLRERYNYRGELRATGQVLRDQFVFMLRAGFDAFEVKKQADAEAFMQTAKRYSVFYQPTGDGRITALHRRMQLRHSEGVGT from the coding sequence ATGCCACTCGTTAACGGCGGAAAGATCGCCGACGACGGCTTCCTCAAGCTCGCCGTCGACACGCCACTGCCCGAGGGCGGCGACATCCTGGTGCCGGCCGAACGTTTCCTCGGCGAGGCGGAAGGCTTGCTCAAGCGTGCCGGCAAGATCGGCGTGATCTGGCCGAACAACCGCGACATCGCCGAGCTGGTGCCGTATCTCGACAAGCTCGCGACGGTCGCGCTGGTGTTTCCGACCTTCCGCGACGGCCGCGCCTACAGCCAGGCCCGCCTGCTGCGCGAGCGCTACAATTACCGCGGCGAATTGCGTGCCACCGGTCAGGTGCTGCGCGACCAGTTCGTGTTCATGCTGCGCGCGGGCTTCGATGCCTTCGAGGTCAAGAAGCAGGCGGATGCGGAAGCCTTCATGCAGACCGCCAAGCGCTATTCGGTGTTCTACCAGCCCACCGGTGACGGCCGGATCACGGCGTTGCACCGGCGCATGCAGTTGCGCCACTCCGAAGGGGTCGGCACGTGA
- a CDS encoding nitrite/sulfite reductase — MYAYDEIDRTLVNERVSEFRDQVKRRLSGELTEDEFKILRLQNGVYLQLHAYMFRVAIPYGTLATNQLRALAHVARKYDRGYGHFTTRQNIQFNWIKLAELPDALADLAEVGIHAMQTSGNNMRNVTSDQWAGVAPGEIEDPRIWSELIRQHTTLHPEFSFLPRKFKIAITASDHDRAAIKIHDIGLRLIKNEKGETGFEVLVGGGLGRTPFIAKTIKHFVHGRDILSYIEAILRVYNQYGRRDNIYKARIKILVHELGIEKFSREVEDEWQHIRNSSLQIDDEVIEDIRSRFTYPAYEKLPHMPDELRQAAADPDFEAWRKNSVAPHKVQGYSIVTISLKPIGAPPGDATAEQMDALADLADKYSFGEIRVGHEQNLALPHVAKRDLPALWKALDKLGLATPNVNLITDIIACPGLDYCSLANARSIPIAQELTRRFANHELANLIGRLHINISGCINACGHHHVGHIGILGVEKNGEEVYQITIGGRADENAALGTLIGPGVKFDEVADVIEDVVEAYLALRERPEELFMDTVKRLGVEPFKERVYATR; from the coding sequence ATGTATGCTTACGACGAAATCGACCGCACGCTCGTCAACGAGCGCGTCTCGGAGTTCCGCGACCAGGTGAAGCGCCGCCTCTCCGGCGAGCTCACCGAGGACGAGTTCAAGATCCTGCGGCTGCAGAACGGGGTCTACCTGCAACTGCATGCCTACATGTTCCGTGTCGCGATTCCTTATGGCACGCTGGCGACGAACCAGCTGCGGGCGCTCGCCCATGTCGCGCGCAAATACGACCGCGGCTACGGCCATTTCACCACGCGGCAGAACATCCAGTTCAACTGGATCAAGCTCGCCGAGCTGCCGGATGCACTGGCAGATCTTGCCGAAGTCGGCATCCATGCGATGCAGACCTCCGGCAACAACATGCGCAACGTCACATCGGACCAGTGGGCCGGCGTCGCGCCCGGCGAGATCGAGGATCCCCGCATCTGGTCGGAGCTGATCCGCCAGCACACCACGCTGCATCCCGAGTTCTCGTTCCTACCGCGCAAGTTCAAGATCGCGATCACCGCATCGGACCATGATCGTGCCGCGATCAAGATCCACGACATCGGCTTGAGGCTGATCAAGAACGAGAAGGGCGAGACCGGCTTCGAGGTGCTGGTCGGCGGCGGTCTCGGCCGCACGCCGTTCATCGCCAAGACCATCAAGCACTTCGTGCATGGCCGCGATATCCTCAGCTACATCGAGGCGATCCTGCGCGTCTACAACCAGTACGGCCGGCGCGACAACATCTACAAGGCACGTATCAAGATCCTGGTGCACGAGCTCGGCATCGAGAAATTCTCCCGCGAGGTCGAGGACGAGTGGCAGCACATCCGCAACTCTTCGCTCCAGATCGATGACGAGGTGATCGAGGACATCCGCTCGCGCTTCACGTATCCGGCCTACGAGAAGCTGCCGCACATGCCGGACGAGCTGCGCCAGGCCGCGGCCGATCCGGACTTCGAGGCGTGGCGCAAGAATTCGGTCGCTCCGCACAAGGTGCAAGGCTATTCCATCGTTACCATCTCCCTGAAGCCGATCGGCGCGCCTCCCGGCGATGCCACGGCCGAGCAGATGGATGCGCTGGCCGATCTCGCCGACAAATATTCCTTCGGTGAGATCCGCGTCGGCCACGAGCAGAACCTCGCGCTGCCCCACGTCGCCAAGCGCGACCTGCCGGCGCTGTGGAAGGCGCTCGACAAGCTCGGGCTCGCAACGCCCAACGTCAATCTGATCACCGACATCATCGCCTGCCCGGGTCTCGACTATTGCTCGCTGGCGAATGCTCGCTCGATTCCGATCGCGCAGGAGTTGACGCGGCGATTCGCCAATCACGAGCTCGCCAATCTGATCGGCCGTCTCCACATCAACATCTCGGGCTGCATCAATGCCTGTGGCCATCACCATGTCGGCCATATCGGTATTCTCGGCGTCGAGAAGAACGGCGAGGAGGTCTACCAGATCACCATCGGCGGTCGCGCCGACGAGAACGCCGCGCTCGGGACCCTCATCGGACCCGGCGTCAAATTCGACGAAGTCGCCGATGTCATCGAAGACGTCGTGGAAGCCTATCTGGCGCTGCGCGAGCGGCCGGAGGAGCTGTTCATGGATACGGTGAAGCGTCTCGGCGTCGAACCCTTCAAGGAGCGCGTCTATGCCACTCGTTAA
- a CDS encoding DUF2849 domain-containing protein, which yields MTSPLEQKKIKIAGPSVVTANRTWDGIVVYRTAAKGWSAELSEAAIVRNSDEAKALLAESVADDVGAIGPYIAPVQIGADGKIVPGNLREQIRRTGVTIGQPVQV from the coding sequence ATGACCTCCCCGCTTGAACAGAAAAAGATCAAAATCGCCGGCCCCTCGGTCGTGACCGCCAACCGCACCTGGGACGGCATCGTGGTCTACCGCACCGCCGCCAAGGGCTGGTCCGCGGAGCTCTCGGAAGCCGCGATCGTGCGCAACTCCGACGAGGCCAAGGCGTTGCTTGCGGAGTCCGTCGCCGATGACGTCGGCGCGATCGGTCCCTATATCGCGCCTGTGCAGATCGGCGCTGACGGCAAGATCGTTCCCGGCAATCTGCGCGAACAGATCCGCCGCACCGGCGTCACCATCGGACAGCCGGTCCAGGTTTAA
- the cysG gene encoding siroheme synthase CysG, with the protein MRFLPVFLDLKAGPVVLIGAGELLRAKLRVLAAAGARIRVHAIDGDQDLGLGTEDAAQIEIVSGDPLTADLSGVIAVVCAGAGDAGVAMSVRAKALGLPVNVMDDLEHSSFIFPAIVDRGDVVVAVGTGGTSPVVARRVREKIEALLPARIGELAEFIGGFRKSINARIAEFPLRRRFWERVIDGPIGASVLAGRKSDADAALKAISDPAAFARADKPEGSVALVGAGPGDPDLLTIKALRALQDADIVFHDELVSPDILDRIRRDTTRVAVGRRVGKPGIGQDAINKRMIEAAQAGQRVVRLKGGDPFVFGRGGEEVEALRAAGIAYSIIPGITAGLGGAADFEVPLTYRHEATRITFLTAHKARDAEVVDWSTLTDTRMTVVVYMGMTAAPAIRAGLFAAGRSPETPVGVFARVTRPDAQGAIGTLRDLPELVRRIQGGPAILIIGEVVRHAGSLSRETPKKNSAQNISDLLDAAE; encoded by the coding sequence ATGCGGTTCTTGCCGGTGTTTCTCGATCTCAAGGCCGGTCCGGTGGTCCTCATCGGTGCGGGCGAGCTTTTGCGCGCCAAGCTGCGCGTGCTCGCGGCCGCCGGCGCGCGCATCCGCGTGCATGCGATCGACGGCGACCAGGACCTGGGGCTCGGCACCGAAGACGCGGCGCAAATCGAAATCGTCTCCGGCGATCCGCTCACTGCCGATCTCTCGGGCGTCATCGCCGTCGTCTGCGCAGGCGCAGGCGATGCCGGTGTGGCGATGTCGGTCCGCGCCAAGGCGCTTGGCCTGCCCGTCAACGTCATGGACGACCTCGAACATTCCAGCTTCATCTTCCCGGCGATCGTCGATCGCGGCGATGTCGTGGTCGCAGTCGGCACCGGCGGCACCTCGCCGGTGGTGGCGCGGCGCGTGCGCGAGAAGATTGAGGCTCTGCTGCCGGCTCGCATCGGCGAGCTCGCCGAGTTCATCGGCGGCTTCCGCAAATCCATCAACGCGCGTATTGCCGAGTTTCCGCTGCGCCGCCGCTTCTGGGAGCGCGTCATCGACGGCCCGATCGGCGCGTCCGTGCTCGCCGGCCGCAAAAGCGATGCGGATGCTGCGCTCAAGGCAATTTCCGATCCCGCCGCGTTCGCGCGGGCCGACAAACCGGAAGGCTCGGTCGCGCTGGTCGGCGCCGGTCCAGGCGATCCCGATCTCCTCACCATCAAGGCGCTGCGTGCGCTTCAGGATGCCGACATCGTCTTCCATGACGAGTTGGTCTCGCCGGACATTCTCGACCGAATCCGCCGCGACACCACGCGCGTTGCCGTCGGCCGTCGTGTCGGCAAGCCCGGCATCGGCCAGGATGCCATCAACAAGCGCATGATCGAGGCCGCGCAGGCCGGCCAGCGCGTGGTGCGGCTGAAGGGCGGCGATCCCTTCGTGTTCGGCCGTGGCGGTGAGGAAGTCGAAGCGCTGCGCGCGGCAGGCATCGCTTATTCGATCATTCCGGGTATCACTGCAGGCCTCGGCGGCGCCGCCGATTTCGAGGTGCCGCTCACCTACCGTCATGAAGCGACCCGCATCACCTTCCTGACCGCGCACAAGGCGCGCGATGCCGAAGTCGTGGACTGGTCGACGCTGACCGACACCAGGATGACCGTCGTGGTCTACATGGGCATGACCGCGGCGCCCGCCATCCGCGCCGGCCTGTTTGCCGCCGGCCGTTCGCCGGAGACGCCGGTCGGGGTATTCGCCCGCGTCACGCGTCCCGATGCGCAAGGTGCGATCGGCACCCTGCGCGATCTGCCCGAACTGGTACGGCGGATCCAGGGCGGTCCCGCCATCCTCATCATCGGCGAGGTGGTCCGGCATGCCGGCTCGCTTAGCCGCGAAACTCCGAAGAAAAACTCAGCTCAAAACATCTCTGACCTCCTGGATGCAGCCGAATGA